A single Nicotiana tabacum cultivar K326 chromosome 5, ASM71507v2, whole genome shotgun sequence DNA region contains:
- the LOC107813698 gene encoding protein DETOXIFICATION 46, chloroplastic isoform X1 produces the protein MSMYTQAINLNTFTHQSRIPIQIPTLNVCSFSTRFRTSRTTQTTQICNPRKLIITCCSTPSQEFTDVETSDSVSAIKVGNEQVEKIQVLESSGREFSANESIWTQMVEIAKFSGPAVGLWLCGPLMSLIDTAVVGQGSSIELAALGPGTVFCDNISYIFMFLTIATSNLVATSLAQQDKDKVQHQISILLFIGLVCGVVMFIFTRLFGIKAITSFTGENNVDIINSANTYVQIRGLAWPALLVGWVAQSASLGMKDSWGPLKALAIATVINGTGDIVLCRFFSYGIAGAAWATTVSQVVAAYMMIQALNDKGYKGCAISIPSPDELLQIFMIAGPVFLTMMSKVAFYSLLVYFATSMGTQTIAAHQVMVQLFMICAVWGEPLSQTAQSFMPELLYGVNRNLSKARMLLKSLVVVGTSFGLILASVAASVPWLFPKIFSPDPEVIREMHKIVLPYFLALCVTPSILSLEGTLLAGRDLKFISLSMSSIFVLASLLLMLLSSKGLGLSGCWFALVVFQWSRFFIALRRLTLSDGILYSEESTQYELQKLKAV, from the exons ATGTCAATGTACACTCAAGCAATCAATCTTAACACTTTCACTCATCAATCTCGAATCCCAATACAAATTCCAACTCTCAATGTTTGCTCCTTTTCAACTCGATTCCGAACTTCTCGGACTACACAAACAACTCAAATCTGCAATCCTCGCAAGCTAATAATCACTTGTTGTTCAACTCCTAGCCAAGAATTTACTGATGTAGAAACCTCAGATTCAGTTTCAGCTATCAAAGTAGGAAATGAACAAGTTGAAAAAATTCAAGTGTTAGAGTCTAGCGGACGAGAATTTTCTGCAAATGAAAGTATTTGGACTCAAATGGTGGAAATTGCAAAGTTTTCAGGGCCAGCAGTTGGGCTCTGGTTATGTGGGCCATTAATGAGTCTTATTGATACTGCTGTTGTTGGTCAAGGAAGTTCCATTGAACTCGCTGCTCTAG GTCCTGGAACCGTTTTCTGTGACAACATAAGCTACATCTTTATGTTCCTTACAATTGCCACTTCAAACTTAGTTGCTACTTCACTTGCACAGCAG GACAAAGATAAAGTGCAGCATCAGATATCTATCTTGCTTTTTATTGGGCTTGTCTGTGGTGTTGTGATGTTTATTTTTACGAGATTGTTTGGTATCAAGGCAATCACTT CCTTCACTGGGGAAAATAATGTAGATATCATAAACTCAGCAAACACTTATGTCCAG ATTCGAGGCTTGGCATGGCCAGCACTGCTGGTTGGTTGGGTTGCCCAAAGTGCAAG TTTAGGCATGAAAGATTCATGGGGACCTTTAAAGGCTTTGGCCATTGCTACTGTTATTAATGGTACTGGTGACATAGTCTTGTGTCGATTCTTCAGTTATGGTATTGCTGGAGCAGCATGGGCAACAACGGTATCTCAA GTCGTTGCAGCTTATATGATGATCCAAGCACTGAACGATAAAGGATATAAGGGCTGTGCTATCTCTATTCCATCACCAGATGAACTTCTGCAGATATTCATGATTGCCGGCCCTGTGTTTCTAACAATGATGTCAAAG GTTGCATTCTACTCTCTACTTGTCTATTTTGCTACCTCAATGGGCACACAGACAATTGCTGCGCATCAG GTCATGGTACAATTGTTCATGATATGTGCAGTATGGGGTGAGCCTCTCTCTCAAACAGCACAGTCGTTTATGCCCGAATTGTTATATGGAGTCAACCGAAATTTGTCAAAG GCTAGGATGCTGCTGAAGTCCCTAGTGGTTGTTGGAACATCGTTCGGACTGATACTGGCATCTGTTGCAGCATCAGTTCCATGGTTATTCCCCAAAATCTTTTCGCCTGATCCTGAGGTCATACGTGAG ATGCATAAAATAGTGTTGCCATACTTTCTAGCCCTATGTGTGACACCAAGCATTCTTAGTCTTGAGGGAACTCTGTTG GCTGGACGAGACTTGAAATTCATAAGCTTATCAATGAGCTCGATATTTGTTTTGGCTTCTCTTCTCCTAATG CTGCTGAGCAGCAAAGGACTTGGTTTATCTGGATGCTGGTTTGCGCTTGTTGTATTCCAATGG TCTCGATTTTTTATTGCTCTACGACGCCTTACCTTGTCGGATGGCATACTCTATTCAGAAGAATCAACTCAGTATGAGCTACAGAAGTTGAAAGCTGTATAG
- the LOC107813698 gene encoding protein DETOXIFICATION 46, chloroplastic isoform X2 → MFLTIATSNLVATSLAQQDKDKVQHQISILLFIGLVCGVVMFIFTRLFGIKAITSFTGENNVDIINSANTYVQIRGLAWPALLVGWVAQSASLGMKDSWGPLKALAIATVINGTGDIVLCRFFSYGIAGAAWATTVSQVVAAYMMIQALNDKGYKGCAISIPSPDELLQIFMIAGPVFLTMMSKVAFYSLLVYFATSMGTQTIAAHQVMVQLFMICAVWGEPLSQTAQSFMPELLYGVNRNLSKARMLLKSLVVVGTSFGLILASVAASVPWLFPKIFSPDPEVIREMHKIVLPYFLALCVTPSILSLEGTLLAGRDLKFISLSMSSIFVLASLLLMLLSSKGLGLSGCWFALVVFQWSRFFIALRRLTLSDGILYSEESTQYELQKLKAV, encoded by the exons ATGTTCCTTACAATTGCCACTTCAAACTTAGTTGCTACTTCACTTGCACAGCAG GACAAAGATAAAGTGCAGCATCAGATATCTATCTTGCTTTTTATTGGGCTTGTCTGTGGTGTTGTGATGTTTATTTTTACGAGATTGTTTGGTATCAAGGCAATCACTT CCTTCACTGGGGAAAATAATGTAGATATCATAAACTCAGCAAACACTTATGTCCAG ATTCGAGGCTTGGCATGGCCAGCACTGCTGGTTGGTTGGGTTGCCCAAAGTGCAAG TTTAGGCATGAAAGATTCATGGGGACCTTTAAAGGCTTTGGCCATTGCTACTGTTATTAATGGTACTGGTGACATAGTCTTGTGTCGATTCTTCAGTTATGGTATTGCTGGAGCAGCATGGGCAACAACGGTATCTCAA GTCGTTGCAGCTTATATGATGATCCAAGCACTGAACGATAAAGGATATAAGGGCTGTGCTATCTCTATTCCATCACCAGATGAACTTCTGCAGATATTCATGATTGCCGGCCCTGTGTTTCTAACAATGATGTCAAAG GTTGCATTCTACTCTCTACTTGTCTATTTTGCTACCTCAATGGGCACACAGACAATTGCTGCGCATCAG GTCATGGTACAATTGTTCATGATATGTGCAGTATGGGGTGAGCCTCTCTCTCAAACAGCACAGTCGTTTATGCCCGAATTGTTATATGGAGTCAACCGAAATTTGTCAAAG GCTAGGATGCTGCTGAAGTCCCTAGTGGTTGTTGGAACATCGTTCGGACTGATACTGGCATCTGTTGCAGCATCAGTTCCATGGTTATTCCCCAAAATCTTTTCGCCTGATCCTGAGGTCATACGTGAG ATGCATAAAATAGTGTTGCCATACTTTCTAGCCCTATGTGTGACACCAAGCATTCTTAGTCTTGAGGGAACTCTGTTG GCTGGACGAGACTTGAAATTCATAAGCTTATCAATGAGCTCGATATTTGTTTTGGCTTCTCTTCTCCTAATG CTGCTGAGCAGCAAAGGACTTGGTTTATCTGGATGCTGGTTTGCGCTTGTTGTATTCCAATGG TCTCGATTTTTTATTGCTCTACGACGCCTTACCTTGTCGGATGGCATACTCTATTCAGAAGAATCAACTCAGTATGAGCTACAGAAGTTGAAAGCTGTATAG